The Candidatus Omnitrophota bacterium nucleotide sequence AATATAGGCTTTTTGCTGTTTTTCGATATTAGACTTTAAGAAAATATGCGCGTTGGGTTCCTCCACATCGCAATCCAAAAACTGCACGTTATTGATAGATAAAGCCAAATTAACCGCGATCGTCGTCTTGCCTGTCCCGCCTTTTCCACTTGCTATTGAGATAATCATATATTATGTACTCCGCTCGGCTATAAGCACGCTTTGCACGATGCTAGCGCATTCATTTATAGTAAAACCTTTATCAATGAAATATTTTTTTGCTTCTTCAAGGCGATTCCTAAAATAATCATGTGTCCTGCCTTCATTCGTGTGGCAGGCATTAATAATTTCTAATCCTTTATCGCTAAAATCGCTTAAGACCACCTTACCGCCATGGCGTAATAAACGGGTTATTTCGTCTAATACCGCCAACGGTCTTTCAAGATGATGAAATACATTAATAGAAAAAATAATATCAAAACTGTGATCTAAAAAACCCAAGCGTTCAGCGTCCTCAATTTTAAATATTGCCTGTTTTGCAAGGCCAAAATAACACAGATTTAGCATAGCGATCTCTTGCTCATCCTTAGAGATATCTATGCTGGTGAAAGTAAATCCGCGCTTTGCCAAAGCGAGAGCAAAATGACCTTTACCTGTTCCGATTTCAAGGATTTGCCCAGAAATAGGCAGGGATTTATCAAGGATAAAATCTCTTTCCTTCTCTATGTCGTAGCCAAAGCTTCGGTAATAGTTTACTCTCTCTAAATACCTTTTATGATTTACTATAACTTCCTTATCCAAATTATTCCCTTATTCTCTTCTCATCTTGGTCCCGCATTTAGGACAATTCACATCGTAACAAGGAGCCCCTTGTTGATGCGGCACTTTTTCTCCACATTTGGGACATATACAATTCCCTCCAGGACCAGCTCCCGACTGATTACCTCCCATCCTGCCTCTGCCTTGGCCATTTGGCATGATAACCCTCCTTTGCTTTTACTATTCTCGTACCATTCTTATGCCGCATTTAGGGCAGCTCATCGAGCCACAAGGTGTGCCTGCTTGATGAATAACTTTAGTCCCGCAGCTTGGACAAACACAATTACCTCCCGGCCCCGCGTTGCCTCGTCTACCTCTGCCCATACCCATTCCCCTGCCCATCCCTGATCCTTGGCCCAACGGCCCAGTTCCATCTCGTCCTGGCATAATAATCACCTCCTAATCGTGCTCTTCAAACATTTTATCCTGCGTTGGATCCTTCTTTCTGATCCACTCAATCAACATTGCCGCGTGCTCTTTTTCTTCGTTCATATTGTGCGTAAGAAGCTTTTTCAACGACTCATCAGCAGTAGCGTCTATACGTTCCTGATAAAAATCAACCGCCTCCAATTCCTCGCGTAAAGATTTTCTTGCTCTTTCTAAATCAACATGCTTTGGATCCATTTTTTCCAACGGTTCAAAGAATGGCATCGCACCTCCTTGCGTTTTTATAACCGTGCTGCTTGTCTTTTAATTTCAGCGGCCTTATCCGTTAATTCCCAACTAAAATCCGCATCGTTACGGCCAAAATGGCCATAACAAGCGGTTTTTCTGTATATCGGCCGTAGTAATTTCAGGGAATCAATGATGCCTCTCGGCGTAAGCTTAAAATTCTCTCGAATAAGCTTAACCAATTTCTCATCGGGCAACTTTCCTGTACCATAAGTCTCCACGTATACAGATAACGGTTCGGCGTATCCTATAACATAAGCCAACTGGACAAGAAATTTATCAGCTAAGCCAGCCGCAACCATATTTTTGGCGATATAACGACACATATACGCCGCAGAACGGTCAACTTTTGTTGGGTCTTTCCCGGAAAATGCCCCTCCGCCATGCGCAATGCTTCCGCCATAGGTATCTACGACAATCTTTCTTCCGGTCATACCAGTATCGGATTGCGGGCCACCGATTAAAAACTTACCCGTTTGATTAACATAATATTTTGTATCCTTATCTATAAACTGCTCTAAAACCGGCTTAGCCACAATATCAATAAGCTCTTTACGTGCTTTCGGGGTAATATTTTTACCTGTTTTATCTAAAATCTTATCCGTATGCTGGCACGCAAGCACAACCGCATCTACACGATTAGGCTTGCCATCATGATATTCCACTGTAACTTGTGATTTACAATCGGGCCCTAAATATTTTAAAGTATCGGCTCTACGCACATCCGCCATGAGCTTTACCAATTTATGGGCGAGAGTTATCGGAAGCGGCATTAACTCTTTAGTCTCATTGCAAGCGTAGCCGAACATAATTCCCTGATCGCCCGCGCCGCCTGCATCAACGCCCTGGGCAATATCTGGAGATTGACTATTAATAGAATTTATAATCGCGCACGTTTCATAATCAAACCCGTATTTAGGATGCGTATATCCGATATTTTTGATAATCTCACGGGCAAGCTTCTGAATATTGATATATGTAGATGTCGTAATTTCTCCGCCAACAACTAAAAGCCCCATTGTAACGTACGTCTCGCACGCAACTCTGCTTCTATGTTTATTGCGATCGAGCTTTAAAACCTCATCCAATACTCCGTCTGATATTTGATCACACAACTTATCCGGATGCCCTTCTCCAACTGACTCGGAAGAAAAAAAATACTTACGTTTATTCATGAATTCTCCTAAATTGAAATCGCTTCATTTGGGCATTGATTCACACAAACTCCACACTCAACGCAATCATCGCTGATTACGGCTTTTTCTTTTTCTATCTTTATCGCATTAACAGGACAAATATCCTTACACGTGCCGCAACCATTGCATTTCTTTTTATCTACTTTCGCAGCCATAACCGCTCCTCTTTATTTCTTCTTACCCGGCATTCCGGCATGCGAACTGACACTAGGGCCAGAAACCGCTTTGTATTCTCCTTTTTTATATTTCTCGACTGCTTCACTAACCGTACCCGAGGCTCCGGTAAATATCTCTATTCCTGCCGCCTGCAATGTCTGAAAAGCGTTAGGCCCGACATTCCCGGTTACCACAGCTTTAATCTTTTTAGAAGCGACAAACTGCGCCGATTGAATACCCGCGCCGCCCATTGACTCAATATTAGGATTTTCGATCTCTTCAAATTCTAAAGTATCCGTATCAATAATAATAAAGTGCTGACACCTGCCAAAACGAGGATCTACCTTAGAATCCAAACTGCCGCCCTCTGAAGTCACGCATATTCTCATATATTTTCGCCTCCTTAATGGTCACAATCTTCTTTATGTGGATGGTCACATTCATCTTTTTCTAAACCGTACCCCTTACCCGCTCCGGGCTTGCAAAGACTCTCGCCGCTTTCCAGCGTTCCTTTTTTCAGCTGTCCGATTACTTCGTCGATTTTTACGCTTATCCCTACGATAGTCTTAATGCTGTATTCCTCAAAAAGTGACGTTGCCCGCGCTCCCATGCCACCGGCAATAATACAATTTACACCCTTTTTATGCAAAAACTCCGGAATCGCACCCGGCTGATGTCCGGGATTCGCTACTCCTGTCCTTTTCGTTACTTTGCCATTTTCGATGTCAACAAGGGTAAAAGTTGGACATCTACCAAAATGGGCAGACACAAATTCTCCATCTGTAGATATGGCTGCACGCATAATATCTCCTTTTAAACTGGATAGGATAAAGGAATAGAGATTAAAATCTATCCCTTTACCCTATCTGGATTGTTTACTCACTCTTCTCTGCCTGATTTTTCTCAAGCATCTCAATGCGGCCTTGAATATCCTCAAGCTGTTTTTTTAAGAAATCAGCTTCACCTTTTAGGATATCCGCCTCCTGCTTAGGTTTCATTTCAGGCGCATAAGGATACGTCCCGCCAAAAGCAGGAAATCCCATAGATGCTCTCTGCCAGCCGGAAAGACCGGTTGTGTAAAACCAATTTCTCCGGCCTCTGCCGCCGCCTCGGCCAAAAAACCCTCTGCCCATGCCAACATAACCTCCGCCGGACACAGGATTCATATAACCGGCCATAGGATAACCCGCACAGAGACCAGCCCCTCTTCCTGTCATCGGTCCTAATCCCATAGGTCCAGTTCCATCTCCTCTAGGCATAACAAACACCCCCTTTCTTAAACTACTTTTGGATTCTTTATCACCAGAATCTATTTTAGCTACGCAAAAACCCATTCCCCTGCCGGTAAACGACCCTGCTCCCCTGGGTCCTGTCCCATCAAATCCTGGCATAATCATCACCCCCCCCCCATTAATGGAATTGATAATCATTCTCATATATTGAGAAAAAATATATTCCCTACCTCTTAATACAGGTATTGCACAAACCGTAAAACTGGATCAAATGATTCGTGATCTTAAAATCATATTTTTGTGACAGGCCTTTTTCTGTTTGATTAAGCAACTCAACCTCCTCATCGATAAAATCGGTATAATTGATAACACGGTTGCATTGCGTGCATATCAAATGATGATGGTGATGACTGCCCTTAGGCCCCTCTGCTAACTCATATCGCGCTCTTTTATCGCCAAAATCGAACTTAAAAACCAGGCCTAATCCAGCTAAAACCTCCAATGTCCTATATATCGTAGCCAATCCAATGCTGGGACATTTAGGATGCGCTTCCATATAAATATCTTCCGCGCTTAAATGTTTATCTGATTTGGAAAGCACTGCCAATATAGCTTCCCTGCCGGGCGTTATTCTATAACCACACCCTCTAAATTTGCCATGCCACCATGGCGCACCAGCACAATTTCTTCTTGGCATATTATATCCCTTGATAGTTGATAATGATTACCATTTACAATAGTCTATTCTTCTTTGTGTTTTTTGTCAAGCATTTTTTTAACGATACCGTATTTATGCGCGTGAAAACTTTTTATTAAAGTTTAGTACGCTTGGGGATTTTTCCGGTCTTGAAGTGTTTATCAATCCAGCCGCTTTTGACCTTATCCCGACTGTCGAAGTGTTTTACATATGGTTTGACATCCAGAAGCGGGGTACCGTCTAACATGTCAACCTCTGAAAAAACGATGGTGTCCCTCTTAACGCTTTTGATTTTGACGATCGAAAATCCTATATGGTTCGGCCTATGAGGACTGCGTATCGCGAATATTCCGTGTTCTGTATCTTCAAGAAACGGCCTGCCGGTAAGCCTCTCTTCTTTTGAGCGGTTAAAATGATAGATCAGAATAAGATGCGAAAACCCTTCGATATCCTTTAAGCCAGCTTTGTATTTACGAAACAATCTAATGGTACCAACAACTCCCCGCTTGAACTTACCCTGAATGGGTATGCCTTTGGGTTCTTTATACGGTGTATTAATGATGCCTATCGGCTTGATTGTAATAGACTTTTTCATCTTAAAAAGTCACTACCTTATCAGATTCTTTTACGATGTCGTACATATCCTTCATGGTAGAGATCGGGCACATCTCAAAGCCGTCTTGCCCTCTAGATTTAATACAACTCCCACAAGCGTAAATCTTCCCGCTAGACTGCATGAATTTTTCCGCCTGCTCAACGGTGTTAAATTTATCCGTACTGATCTTCTGATACTCAACTCCCTTGCCCATAAAGAAGATTTTGACCTCATCTTTCTGCCCAAGCGCGAAATTGGCGTAACGGATCGCGTTCCAGCAGGTTTCAGCGTCATTGCTTGAAATAACTATTCCGATTTTCACTTAAACCCCTCCCTTCATTTTTATCCCTCCACCAGTGCCTCAGCGAAGCTCGCCATCGTGCGTCTATAAGGTGGCCATCGGCCATCCCATTGTCCGGATGCAAACTTTTTTTATATTCTTTCATTTTAATATCTTATGTTATTGGCCTTAGTGTCAAAATTGTAAAAAAACCGGATAATTCTTTTTTGAGGATTTCATAAAATTGGTCTTTAGCCTTTTCTTCAATCCATGGTTTATGCCCGCAATTTTTTAGTAGAATAAAACAAAAATCTCTGATTACTCTGTTGAGAGGCTCCCTTACTCCATCGGGCGGATGAATATAGACCTTCAAAATAATAGAATTTAGGCTGTTGTTCCTGTCATGATTACCCTTAATGAAGATGAACTTGCCATTCAGCCTCTCTTCAAATTGCCGAGACCTCTCTAGACCGCCCTCATTGCCCCTTTAAATATAAAATCACCGAGAAAAAAGACAGTATCCTCCGGCTTTACGCGCTCATTATGCTTGCGAATAATGGTCTCATTCATCCCCTCGGCCGGGTCAAACGGATGATTGTAGTACCTTATGATAAAGGCGCGCGTAAAGTGATAATCCGATGTCCGCCAGTAGTTCATATTTTAATCCGGCTGATTCGTTCTTTTAGGTTTCGGCTATACCTTCTTCAGCCAAAAGCCATTTCCAGAGAGGCATGGTCTTCACGGTAAAGCCGTTCAGTTTCTCTTCGCCTTCCGCGTCCTCGGTGATGATTACCGCTTTATCAGTTTCCAATTCTTTCATCGCCTTCTGAAGGCTCCGCAGTTCACGTTTTTTTGTTTTCTCGTCTCGCATGTTCCAGCAAACCTGAATCAAACCCGTTACATTCAATCCGTCTTTGATAACAAAATCAACCTCATGATGCTGAACGTCTTTCCAGTAAAATAATTCAACGCGCGGATTAACGATTTGTTTTCGTTTAAGAGCCATGAAAACAATATTTTCCGCTAACCGCCCGATATTATCAGAAAACCTAAATCCTACTGAATTACATAATCCTGTATCAATCGCGTAAATCTTACGGGGACTTTTTTGTTGCTCCTTCACCTTGAACGAAAACCTCTTAAGTTGAAATATAAGATAAACATCCTCAAGATAACTTGAAAATTTATCAATTGTATCCGACGTTATGTCAAGATGTTTTGCAATCGAAGTAAAAGTCATAAGATTTCCGGCATTGCTCAGATAATACTTGATTAACGCCTTCATTGCCTTGGTCTTCCTAACACGGAATCTTTTTATTAGATCCTTCGATACAAGGTCATCAAAATAATTCAATAAAACCTCTGTTTTTTTATCTGACAAGCTAACCTCAGGAAAAGATCCGTTCTCCATATATTTTCGGAAATGCCCCATTATTTCAGTTTTTTTTCTGTCTACGTCAAGCGGTGCTTTAATTTCTATATTGTAAAACATTAAGTATTCTGTAAACGAAAGAGGAAAAACACAAAGATCGATATGTCTCCCTGTTAATAATGTTCCAAGTTCACGGCTAAGCAAATGAGCGTTTGATCCAGATACAATGATTTTAGCTTTTTTAAGCTCATGCATCATACGCACCCATTTTTCCCATTCATCGATTTCCTGAATCTCATCAAGAAAAATATACGGCGTATCAGTAGGAGACATGAACTCTCGATAAACGTCATATATTTGAATCAATAATTTATTATCGAGCGTTAAGAATCTGGGATCGTCAAAATTGATAAAAAGTATGTTTTCCTTTTTTACGCCCTTATCCGCCAGAAGCCTTCCCATTTGGCGCATGATATATGACTTTCCTGCCCGCCTGGGACCGGTTATAGTTATTACTTGATTGGATCCTTTAATAAGCCCTTCCAATCTATCAATATAGGAATTTCGCATAAGCCCTATATCTTTTTGACCAGCCCACTCATTCCAACTATCTAATATGTCGAATACCTCTTTTTTCTCCATTAGAATTCCTCCTATTCGGCATAATTATCTAATTTTGCCTATTACAATGTAAAATATACGTCAAAATTAGCATTTTGTCAATGCTTTTCTTTAGCGGAGCTATAAATCCCTAATGTTCACTAAGTAGTGAACATTAAATGTCCACTGTTTAGTGGACATTTCAAGGTAATGGACATTTAGCATGGTCCCAGCACCCCTCTTTCTCCAAATTTCAATATAAACCTTTTATTTTATGGCATTTATATCAAGAATACAGGCAATTCTTGTCAGAAAAACTATATACTTTTTCTGACAGGTTGTCGCAAATAGTGCATACATTTTGCGACAAGAGATAGCTGGCTAAATGTCCACCGGCCGGGAATGTCCACTATTTATGAGACATTTCGATTTGGTGGACATTTACATGTCCATCAATGTCCATCAAAAGGCCTTTTTTGGCTCTCCC carries:
- the metK gene encoding methionine adenosyltransferase encodes the protein MNKRKYFFSSESVGEGHPDKLCDQISDGVLDEVLKLDRNKHRSRVACETYVTMGLLVVGGEITTSTYINIQKLAREIIKNIGYTHPKYGFDYETCAIINSINSQSPDIAQGVDAGGAGDQGIMFGYACNETKELMPLPITLAHKLVKLMADVRRADTLKYLGPDCKSQVTVEYHDGKPNRVDAVVLACQHTDKILDKTGKNITPKARKELIDIVAKPVLEQFIDKDTKYYVNQTGKFLIGGPQSDTGMTGRKIVVDTYGGSIAHGGGAFSGKDPTKVDRSAAYMCRYIAKNMVAAGLADKFLVQLAYVIGYAEPLSVYVETYGTGKLPDEKLVKLIRENFKLTPRGIIDSLKLLRPIYRKTACYGHFGRNDADFSWELTDKAAEIKRQAARL
- a CDS encoding Fur family transcriptional regulator, whose protein sequence is MPRRNCAGAPWWHGKFRGCGYRITPGREAILAVLSKSDKHLSAEDIYMEAHPKCPSIGLATIYRTLEVLAGLGLVFKFDFGDKRARYELAEGPKGSHHHHHLICTQCNRVINYTDFIDEEVELLNQTEKGLSQKYDFKITNHLIQFYGLCNTCIKR
- a CDS encoding ATP-binding protein — encoded protein: MEKKEVFDILDSWNEWAGQKDIGLMRNSYIDRLEGLIKGSNQVITITGPRRAGKSYIMRQMGRLLADKGVKKENILFINFDDPRFLTLDNKLLIQIYDVYREFMSPTDTPYIFLDEIQEIDEWEKWVRMMHELKKAKIIVSGSNAHLLSRELGTLLTGRHIDLCVFPLSFTEYLMFYNIEIKAPLDVDRKKTEIMGHFRKYMENGSFPEVSLSDKKTEVLLNYFDDLVSKDLIKRFRVRKTKAMKALIKYYLSNAGNLMTFTSIAKHLDITSDTIDKFSSYLEDVYLIFQLKRFSFKVKEQQKSPRKIYAIDTGLCNSVGFRFSDNIGRLAENIVFMALKRKQIVNPRVELFYWKDVQHHEVDFVIKDGLNVTGLIQVCWNMRDEKTKKRELRSLQKAMKELETDKAVIITEDAEGEEKLNGFTVKTMPLWKWLLAEEGIAET
- a CDS encoding class I SAM-dependent methyltransferase — translated: MDKEVIVNHKRYLERVNYYRSFGYDIEKERDFILDKSLPISGQILEIGTGKGHFALALAKRGFTFTSIDISKDEQEIAMLNLCYFGLAKQAIFKIEDAERLGFLDHSFDIIFSINVFHHLERPLAVLDEITRLLRHGGKVVLSDFSDKGLEIINACHTNEGRTHDYFRNRLEEAKKYFIDKGFTINECASIVQSVLIAERST
- a CDS encoding DsrE family protein, which produces MKIGIVISSNDAETCWNAIRYANFALGQKDEVKIFFMGKGVEYQKISTDKFNTVEQAEKFMQSSGKIYACGSCIKSRGQDGFEMCPISTMKDMYDIVKESDKVVTF
- a CDS encoding ferritin family protein; the encoded protein is MPFFEPLEKMDPKHVDLERARKSLREELEAVDFYQERIDATADESLKKLLTHNMNEEKEHAAMLIEWIRKKDPTQDKMFEEHD
- a CDS encoding NifB/NifX family molybdenum-iron cluster-binding protein; this translates as MRICVTSEGGSLDSKVDPRFGRCQHFIIIDTDTLEFEEIENPNIESMGGAGIQSAQFVASKKIKAVVTGNVGPNAFQTLQAAGIEIFTGASGTVSEAVEKYKKGEYKAVSGPSVSSHAGMPGKKK
- a CDS encoding 4Fe-4S binding protein; protein product: MAAKVDKKKCNGCGTCKDICPVNAIKIEKEKAVISDDCVECGVCVNQCPNEAISI
- the tsaA gene encoding tRNA (N6-threonylcarbamoyladenosine(37)-N6)-methyltransferase TrmO, encoding MKKSITIKPIGIINTPYKEPKGIPIQGKFKRGVVGTIRLFRKYKAGLKDIEGFSHLILIYHFNRSKEERLTGRPFLEDTEHGIFAIRSPHRPNHIGFSIVKIKSVKRDTIVFSEVDMLDGTPLLDVKPYVKHFDSRDKVKSGWIDKHFKTGKIPKRTKL
- a CDS encoding NifB/NifX family molybdenum-iron cluster-binding protein, which encodes MRAAISTDGEFVSAHFGRCPTFTLVDIENGKVTKRTGVANPGHQPGAIPEFLHKKGVNCIIAGGMGARATSLFEEYSIKTIVGISVKIDEVIGQLKKGTLESGESLCKPGAGKGYGLEKDECDHPHKEDCDH
- a CDS encoding DUF5320 domain-containing protein; this translates as MPRGDGTGPMGLGPMTGRGAGLCAGYPMAGYMNPVSGGGYVGMGRGFFGRGGGRGRRNWFYTTGLSGWQRASMGFPAFGGTYPYAPEMKPKQEADILKGEADFLKKQLEDIQGRIEMLEKNQAEKSE